From the genome of Flavobacterium ovatum, one region includes:
- a CDS encoding cupin, producing MQKVSLSEDLEFNDHKPAVKALLKTPYSSEVRILIKKDQLMKEHQAPFPIVIEVFDGAIEFGINGENQILNRGDIITLDASVPHDLKGITDSIIRLTIHKQDTIERINSIL from the coding sequence ATGCAAAAAGTTTCTCTATCTGAAGACCTAGAATTTAACGACCATAAACCAGCCGTTAAAGCATTATTAAAAACTCCTTACTCAAGTGAAGTTCGGATTTTAATAAAGAAAGACCAGCTAATGAAAGAACATCAGGCTCCATTTCCGATCGTAATTGAAGTTTTTGATGGCGCGATAGAATTTGGTATCAACGGAGAAAATCAAATACTCAACAGAGGAGACATAATCACGCTGGATGCTTCAGTTCCCCACGATTTAAAAGGCATTACAGATTCAATAATTCGTCTTACCATTCACAAACAAGACACTATTGAACGTATTAATTCAATTCTATAA
- a CDS encoding nitric-oxide reductase large subunit: MKKTWIAFISVVTISFIVLIGVGKEVYQTQPPIPEKVILQSTGEVVYTKEDIQIGQNVWESIGGMEVGSIWGHGSYVAPDWTADWIHKEAVFMLEHWATEFNMPYDQLDVEKKAALKARLIKDIKTNTYDEGTKNFTISADRLNAIKSNTEHYTKIFSEGKEEYAIPRGALTDTKKLAQLNAFLFWTSWAASTNRPNLDYTYTSNWPHEPLIDNNITDSSIIWSGLSIVLLLLFIGILTYYYLLNHEKGDIVTKPKSDPLDNLKLLPSQKAVLKYFLIICFLIALQVVLGIITVHYTVEGQAFFGFEISQFLPYSITRTWHTQLAVFWIAATWLATGLFLAPMISGKEMKYHILGINFLFIALLIIVLGSMFGEWLGVHQFLDLTTNFFFGHQGYEYMDLGRFWQILLGVGLVLWVLMVSQHILLAIRRNDNSKSLLTILLISVMAIGMFFFSGLMYGENSSLPVINYWRWWLVHLWVEGFFEVFATVVIAYIFSQLKIISEKTAGRVSVASATIFLAGGILGTLHHLYFSGTPVKAIALGATFSALEVVPLTLMGFEIRENWSLLKSTAWMQKYKWPIFFFIAVSFWNFLGAGVFGFIINPPIALYYIQGLNTTAVHAHTALFGVYGMLGMGFILICLRFYSDRVWNEKKLKIAFWALNIGLIAMVVLSLLPIGIIQAYTSITKGYSFARDSELLYSPTIQTLKWMRMVGDIIFSVGIFYFCWFTVSETIYNLKRKD; the protein is encoded by the coding sequence ATGAAAAAAACCTGGATAGCATTTATAAGTGTGGTAACAATCTCATTTATAGTCCTCATAGGAGTTGGTAAAGAAGTTTACCAAACACAACCTCCCATTCCCGAAAAAGTAATACTCCAAAGTACAGGAGAAGTTGTTTACACTAAAGAAGACATCCAAATAGGTCAGAATGTTTGGGAATCTATTGGTGGAATGGAAGTGGGATCCATTTGGGGACACGGTAGCTACGTAGCGCCCGATTGGACCGCCGACTGGATACACAAAGAGGCCGTTTTTATGCTTGAACATTGGGCAACAGAATTCAACATGCCTTATGATCAACTTGATGTTGAAAAGAAAGCCGCTCTAAAAGCACGATTAATAAAAGACATTAAAACAAATACCTATGATGAAGGTACAAAAAACTTCACTATATCAGCGGATCGTTTGAATGCCATTAAGAGTAATACGGAACATTACACTAAAATTTTCTCGGAGGGTAAAGAGGAATACGCGATTCCGAGAGGTGCATTGACAGATACCAAAAAATTAGCGCAACTAAATGCCTTTTTATTCTGGACTTCTTGGGCAGCTAGTACCAATAGACCAAATCTTGATTACACCTATACTTCGAACTGGCCACACGAGCCTTTAATAGACAACAACATTACTGATAGTTCTATTATTTGGTCTGGTTTATCAATTGTATTGTTGTTATTATTCATTGGAATATTGACGTATTACTACCTTCTTAATCATGAAAAAGGAGATATCGTTACCAAACCAAAATCAGATCCTTTAGACAATCTGAAATTATTACCGTCTCAAAAAGCGGTTTTAAAATACTTTCTTATTATCTGTTTTCTAATTGCACTGCAAGTTGTATTAGGAATCATAACCGTGCATTATACCGTTGAAGGGCAAGCCTTTTTTGGCTTTGAGATTTCACAATTTCTACCGTATTCAATTACGAGAACATGGCATACTCAGTTGGCCGTTTTTTGGATTGCAGCTACTTGGTTAGCCACAGGATTATTCTTGGCGCCAATGATTTCTGGCAAAGAAATGAAGTATCATATTTTGGGAATTAATTTTCTATTCATTGCATTATTGATTATCGTTCTAGGGTCTATGTTTGGAGAATGGTTAGGGGTTCATCAATTTTTGGATTTAACTACCAACTTTTTCTTTGGTCACCAAGGGTATGAATACATGGATTTAGGCCGTTTCTGGCAGATTTTATTGGGAGTAGGACTCGTTTTATGGGTACTTATGGTAAGTCAACACATTCTACTTGCTATTCGTAGAAATGACAATTCAAAATCATTGCTAACGATATTATTAATTTCTGTAATGGCAATTGGAATGTTCTTTTTCTCTGGTTTAATGTATGGAGAAAACAGTAGTTTGCCCGTAATTAATTATTGGAGATGGTGGTTGGTTCATCTTTGGGTAGAAGGCTTCTTTGAAGTATTTGCAACGGTAGTTATCGCTTACATTTTCTCTCAATTAAAAATCATTTCAGAAAAAACTGCGGGAAGAGTTTCTGTCGCTTCAGCAACCATCTTTTTAGCTGGAGGAATCCTTGGAACCTTACATCATTTGTATTTTTCTGGAACACCTGTAAAAGCAATTGCGCTTGGCGCCACCTTTAGTGCTCTAGAAGTAGTTCCACTTACTTTAATGGGATTTGAAATTAGAGAAAACTGGAGTTTATTAAAAAGTACGGCTTGGATGCAAAAATACAAATGGCCTATCTTCTTCTTTATTGCGGTTTCTTTTTGGAACTTTTTAGGAGCTGGAGTATTTGGTTTCATCATCAATCCTCCTATTGCTCTCTATTACATACAAGGATTGAACACGACGGCTGTCCATGCACATACGGCATTGTTTGGAGTGTACGGAATGTTGGGAATGGGATTCATTTTGATTTGCTTGCGCTTCTATTCTGATAGAGTTTGGAATGAGAAGAAATTAAAAATTGCTTTTTGGGCATTGAATATTGGTCTTATCGCCATGGTTGTTCTTAGTTTATTACCAATCGGAATTATTCAAGCCTATACTTCTATCACCAAAGGATATTCTTTTGCTAGAGATTCAGAATTACTTTATTCACCAACAATCCAAACATTAAAGTGGATGCGAATGGTTGGAGATATAATCTTCTCGGTGGGTATTTTCTACTTCTGTTGGTTTACGGTAAGTGAAACCATTTATAACTTGAAAAGAAAAGATTAA
- a CDS encoding response regulator, with protein sequence MKKIDQVCIIEDDPTHLFITKKYIELSGLVENIMVYKNGKEAYDQLKAIITASQKLPEIILLDLNMPIWDGWQFLEEFLKIPIESKINIFILTSSVNSEDKIHAEKFNLNGKYLVKPITLGEIKAILQEL encoded by the coding sequence ATGAAAAAAATTGATCAAGTTTGCATTATTGAAGATGACCCAACTCATTTATTTATTACCAAAAAATATATAGAACTTTCAGGATTAGTGGAGAATATCATGGTTTATAAAAACGGGAAAGAAGCCTACGATCAATTAAAAGCTATTATTACTGCCTCACAAAAACTACCTGAAATTATATTATTAGACCTTAATATGCCTATTTGGGATGGATGGCAATTTTTAGAAGAGTTTCTGAAAATTCCAATAGAATCAAAGATTAACATTTTTATATTAACCAGTTCTGTAAATTCTGAAGATAAAATTCATGCAGAGAAATTCAACCTTAACGGTAAATACCTAGTCAAGCCTATCACCCTTGGCGAAATAAAAGCAATATTACAAGAATTATAA
- a CDS encoding PAS domain S-box protein, whose product MKEPNIPKNETERLHELDSYKIIGELESADYDFLTHMAAEICGTKISLISLITEDKQWFLSHHGVNARETPKEFAFCGHAINTPNELFLIEDATKDERFFDNPLVTGEPKVIFYAGMSLVNENGFPLGTLCIIDDKPKKLTKNQIDSLKMLSNQVMKLLDLRRKTLVLDEQNTKLKKITELFKESQRTNHVGAWELDLETGQTLWTEEVYAIYEVSDDFDPNKDKAINYYHPEDRHIILNAIEETIKTGEPYDVICRFISAKNNLKWVRSSGRVWEEKDKATKLIGIFQDITERKNTEDQLRISEEAFRGNFEHGAIGMALLDEKGRWLKVNKKLCQILGYSDKEFIDLTFQDITHPEDKASDLFLLRELIQGKRDNYTLEKRYFHKNGQIVYIILAVSMVKNDEGKLLYFVSQIIDITALKQTELQLANILSNTQAILDANTQVAIIGTNLEGTINLFNKGAEQMLGYSAVELINKQNPKILYIEEEVRASALELSNELGEKIEGLDVFVAKAKKGIPETKEWTYKRKDGTTLPILLSITAIKHEGNITGFLGVAVDITETKKSEKETQDLLEIAKSQNDRLKNFAYIVSHNLRSHSGGISSLIELIESEFPTFSQTEIFEYLRKSSINLTETIKHLTEVVQINLSNKEKSISTYLHPVLESNINSLMTQAKKANITIVNEVDTTTMVKAIPAYLDSIVMNFMTNAIKYSSTERDSYLKIISEKSNDYIILKFVDNGLGINLEKHGEKLFGMYKTFHNHADSRGIGLFITKNQIDAMNGKIEVESEINVGTTFKIYLEYEKN is encoded by the coding sequence ATGAAAGAGCCTAACATCCCGAAAAATGAAACAGAAAGGCTACATGAGCTTGATTCATACAAAATCATTGGTGAGCTTGAAAGTGCTGATTATGATTTTTTGACCCATATGGCTGCTGAAATTTGTGGCACTAAAATTTCTTTAATAAGTTTAATCACCGAAGACAAACAATGGTTTTTATCGCATCATGGTGTAAACGCTAGAGAAACACCAAAAGAATTTGCTTTTTGCGGGCATGCCATCAATACTCCAAACGAATTATTCCTAATTGAAGACGCTACCAAAGACGAGCGATTTTTTGACAACCCTTTAGTAACGGGTGAACCTAAAGTGATTTTTTATGCTGGAATGTCATTGGTAAACGAAAATGGATTTCCTTTAGGCACATTATGTATTATTGACGACAAACCTAAGAAACTTACTAAAAATCAAATTGACTCTCTAAAAATGCTTTCAAATCAAGTAATGAAATTACTTGATTTAAGACGTAAAACATTAGTACTCGATGAGCAAAACACTAAGTTAAAAAAAATCACTGAGCTCTTTAAAGAAAGTCAAAGAACGAATCATGTAGGAGCTTGGGAATTAGATTTAGAAACAGGACAAACCTTATGGACTGAAGAGGTGTATGCTATATATGAAGTCTCTGACGATTTTGATCCTAACAAAGACAAAGCAATCAACTATTACCACCCTGAGGATAGACACATTATTCTTAACGCAATTGAAGAAACGATAAAAACAGGAGAGCCTTATGACGTTATTTGCCGTTTTATTTCAGCAAAAAACAACTTAAAATGGGTACGTTCTTCTGGAAGAGTATGGGAAGAAAAAGATAAAGCAACCAAACTTATTGGTATTTTTCAAGACATCACTGAACGTAAAAACACCGAAGATCAACTTCGTATAAGTGAAGAAGCTTTTAGAGGAAACTTTGAACATGGTGCTATTGGAATGGCATTACTTGATGAGAAAGGGAGATGGCTAAAAGTAAACAAAAAACTTTGTCAAATTTTAGGCTATTCAGATAAAGAATTCATAGACCTTACGTTTCAAGACATTACCCACCCCGAAGACAAAGCTTCTGATTTATTTTTATTAAGAGAATTAATTCAGGGTAAACGCGACAACTATACTTTAGAGAAACGCTATTTTCATAAGAATGGACAAATCGTATATATAATATTAGCCGTTTCTATGGTGAAAAATGATGAAGGCAAACTCTTGTACTTTGTCTCACAGATTATCGACATTACAGCCCTTAAACAGACTGAACTGCAATTAGCGAATATACTATCAAATACACAAGCCATATTAGATGCTAATACACAAGTGGCAATTATAGGAACAAACTTAGAGGGAACGATCAATTTATTCAACAAAGGTGCCGAACAAATGTTAGGTTACAGTGCGGTGGAACTTATTAATAAACAAAATCCTAAAATCCTTTATATAGAAGAGGAAGTAAGAGCCTCCGCTCTAGAACTATCTAATGAATTAGGAGAAAAAATAGAAGGACTTGATGTATTTGTAGCAAAAGCTAAAAAAGGAATCCCTGAAACTAAAGAGTGGACCTACAAAAGAAAAGACGGCACTACTCTCCCTATATTATTATCCATTACAGCTATCAAACACGAAGGTAACATTACAGGGTTTCTTGGTGTAGCTGTTGATATTACTGAAACTAAAAAATCTGAAAAAGAGACACAGGACCTTCTAGAAATTGCAAAATCTCAAAATGATCGATTAAAAAACTTTGCCTATATTGTTTCACACAATTTACGTTCACATTCAGGAGGAATCTCCTCATTAATTGAATTAATCGAGTCGGAATTTCCAACTTTTAGCCAAACAGAAATTTTTGAATATTTAAGAAAATCATCTATAAACCTTACGGAAACCATCAAACACCTTACAGAAGTAGTTCAGATCAATTTATCTAACAAAGAAAAATCGATCTCCACTTATTTGCACCCTGTACTAGAGAGCAACATTAACAGTTTAATGACTCAAGCAAAAAAGGCTAACATTACAATTGTTAATGAAGTTGACACTACTACAATGGTAAAGGCAATACCTGCCTATTTGGATAGTATTGTTATGAATTTCATGACTAATGCTATAAAATACAGTTCAACCGAAAGAGATAGCTATTTGAAAATCATTTCTGAAAAGTCAAATGACTACATTATATTAAAATTCGTTGATAACGGACTTGGTATTAATTTAGAAAAACACGGCGAAAAGCTTTTTGGTATGTATAAAACATTTCACAACCATGCTGACTCAAGAGGTATTGGTTTATTTATCACGAAAAACCAAATTGATGCGATGAATGGTAAAATTGAAGTTGAAAGTGAAATAAACGTAGGTACTACTTTTAAAATATATTTAGAATATGAAAAAAATTGA
- the clpP gene encoding ATP-dependent Clp endopeptidase proteolytic subunit ClpP, with protein MNYGKEFKKFATKHQGVNAMYYDKIIAAMNPTNMTPYIIEERQLNISQLDVFSRLMMDRIIFLGTGIDDQIANIVQAQLLFLESADASKDIQIYLNSPGGSVYAGLGIYDTMQYIKPDVATICTGMAASMGAVLLCAGAEGKRSALPHSRVMIHQPSGGAQGVATDMEINLREMLKLKDELYKIISQHSGQTFEKVHNDSERDYWMIADEAKEYGMIDEVLRRS; from the coding sequence ATGAATTACGGTAAAGAATTTAAAAAATTTGCTACAAAGCACCAAGGCGTAAATGCAATGTATTATGATAAAATCATTGCTGCTATGAATCCTACCAATATGACTCCTTATATTATAGAAGAACGTCAATTGAATATTTCTCAATTGGATGTTTTTTCGAGATTAATGATGGATAGAATTATATTTCTAGGTACAGGAATCGATGATCAAATTGCAAATATTGTACAAGCACAATTATTATTCTTAGAAAGCGCAGATGCTTCAAAAGATATTCAAATTTATTTGAACTCTCCAGGAGGAAGTGTTTATGCAGGTTTAGGGATTTATGATACCATGCAGTACATCAAACCAGATGTAGCAACAATCTGTACAGGAATGGCTGCTTCTATGGGAGCGGTATTATTATGTGCTGGTGCAGAAGGAAAACGTTCTGCTTTGCCACATTCAAGAGTAATGATTCACCAACCATCAGGAGGAGCACAAGGTGTCGCTACTGATATGGAAATCAACTTACGCGAAATGTTGAAATTGAAAGATGAATTATATAAAATCATTTCACAACATTCTGGACAAACTTTCGAGAAAGTACACAACGATAGTGAACGTGATTACTGGATGATTGCTGATGAAGCAAAAGAATACGGAATGATTGATGAAGTGTTGAGAAGAAGTTAA
- a CDS encoding T9SS type A sorting domain-containing protein, giving the protein MKKITLITLFLIAFIANAQTYAIYTEDASIGAGVNSLRFNNGAGFSGSESTTSSYEGTKNYLLTYTAAGTYFHGIFFPRNSTNSADVTVDLSAYSYYNIAIKTSSATQFFIRMRGNGVTAKVLINPASNSYGFTNDNQWHFMSIPFADFIPENIAFSKALISEILVFRSNDATGVVVSPNNNFAFDNAYASANMVTLGINEKNTLTASIFPNPATNVLNINSLETIKSIKIYNLLGQTVLAKSSKNSMENIDVSSLNNGTYIINIESEEKKYTTKFIKK; this is encoded by the coding sequence ATGAAAAAAATTACCTTAATTACACTATTTTTAATTGCATTTATAGCAAATGCACAAACGTATGCTATATACACAGAAGATGCTTCTATAGGAGCAGGAGTTAACAGCCTTAGGTTTAACAATGGAGCTGGTTTTTCAGGCTCAGAATCAACAACTTCATCTTATGAAGGAACCAAAAATTACTTACTAACGTATACTGCCGCTGGAACCTATTTTCACGGCATATTTTTTCCTCGAAATAGTACTAATTCCGCTGATGTAACTGTAGATTTATCTGCTTACTCTTATTATAACATAGCAATAAAAACAAGTTCAGCGACTCAGTTTTTTATTCGAATGAGAGGAAATGGAGTTACTGCAAAAGTACTCATTAACCCAGCCTCAAATAGCTATGGATTTACGAATGATAATCAATGGCATTTCATGTCTATTCCTTTCGCTGATTTTATTCCCGAGAATATTGCATTTAGCAAGGCTTTAATATCAGAAATATTGGTTTTCAGAAGTAATGATGCTACTGGTGTTGTTGTATCACCAAATAATAACTTCGCATTTGACAATGCATATGCTTCAGCAAATATGGTTACTTTAGGAATTAACGAAAAAAATACTTTAACCGCTTCGATATTTCCTAACCCTGCTACCAATGTTTTAAATATAAATTCATTAGAGACTATCAAATCAATAAAAATCTATAATTTATTAGGCCAAACTGTTTTAGCAAAAAGTTCTAAAAATTCTATGGAAAACATTGATGTTTCTTCATTAAATAATGGAACATACATTATCAATATTGAATCCGAAGAAAAAAAATACACTACTAAATTCATTAAAAAATAA
- a CDS encoding MOSC N-terminal beta barrel domain-containing protein: protein MLQLSELWIYPIKSLAGISLKQSQVTARGLEFDRRWMLVDDEGIFINQRNYPELALFQIKIEDDFLVVTHPNNLELNVRILLSQKNSNSKTNVMVWEDTVEAVIIEESVSNWFSQILGFSVRLVYMPDESQRKVDPDFAITSDDITSFSDGFPFLIIGQSSLDDLNSRLVDVVTIQRFRPNFVFTGGEAYEEESWKEFSIDRLLFQGVKPSGRCAMITVNPEKGVFSGKEPLFTLSQYKKAGNKVIFGQNAIAKENGSLQVGDTIKLLSKK, encoded by the coding sequence ATGCTTCAACTTTCAGAATTGTGGATTTATCCCATAAAATCACTGGCAGGGATATCTTTAAAACAATCTCAAGTAACTGCTCGTGGATTAGAGTTTGATCGACGATGGATGTTGGTTGATGATGAAGGGATTTTTATTAATCAAAGAAATTATCCCGAATTAGCCTTGTTTCAAATTAAAATAGAAGATGATTTTCTGGTAGTAACTCATCCTAATAATTTAGAATTGAATGTGAGAATTTTGCTTTCGCAAAAGAATAGCAATTCTAAAACGAATGTTATGGTTTGGGAGGACACTGTTGAAGCCGTTATTATAGAAGAATCCGTTTCAAATTGGTTTTCGCAAATTTTAGGTTTTTCTGTTCGACTGGTTTATATGCCAGATGAAAGTCAACGAAAAGTAGATCCTGATTTTGCTATTACCTCTGACGATATTACGTCTTTCTCAGATGGTTTTCCATTTTTGATTATTGGACAATCATCTTTGGATGATTTGAATAGTAGATTGGTAGATGTAGTTACCATTCAACGATTTCGACCCAATTTTGTTTTCACAGGAGGAGAAGCTTATGAGGAAGAAAGCTGGAAGGAATTTAGTATTGACAGGCTTTTATTTCAAGGTGTAAAACCCAGTGGACGTTGTGCGATGATTACCGTAAACCCGGAAAAGGGTGTTTTTTCAGGTAAAGAACCTTTGTTTACTTTGTCTCAATATAAAAAAGCAGGCAATAAAGTGATTTTTGGTCAAAATGCAATTGCCAAGGAAAATGGATCACTACAAGTTGGAGACACTATAAAGTTGCTGTCTAAAAAATAA
- a CDS encoding trigger factor, translating to MDIKRVAIDAVSETIVMNVVHMDYKGQVAKRINEKMPLAQVKGFRKGAVPKGVVEKQYGREIKQEEIKKVVDLALERYIQSERLNLLGTPLPVVNEGLDWSAEELTFEFEIGLVPNFELDLEAENQIVKYVVTADDKLIDGQVERIQKQFGTAIPQEAVTEGVDLKGIFTNEAEGIGNTTTIALSAFKDKATADKFIGKKVGDVVTVNTKDLFEDAHQLMDYLKVAHDNVHDLAVDVDFTIEEITTSEPAELNQELFDKLFGEGTVASLEELKAKIKEDAESQFAQQADQKLLGDVTEFLIESTKFELPATFLKKWLQTVGEKKLSPEEAEVEYTRSEKGLRFQLIEGRAMSQTDIKVSFEDLKTFTTKNIRQQMAQFGQTNPSDEEVQGIVARVLSNQDEVKRLSEQVVAEKLLEVFKEKAKPTIKEVTYDEFIAASYGE from the coding sequence ATGGATATTAAAAGAGTAGCAATAGACGCTGTAAGCGAAACGATTGTAATGAATGTGGTACACATGGATTACAAAGGTCAAGTAGCTAAAAGAATCAACGAAAAAATGCCTTTGGCGCAAGTAAAAGGATTTAGAAAAGGAGCTGTGCCTAAAGGAGTTGTTGAAAAACAATACGGAAGAGAAATCAAACAAGAAGAAATTAAAAAAGTTGTTGATTTAGCTCTTGAGCGTTACATTCAATCAGAAAGATTGAATCTTTTAGGAACTCCACTTCCTGTTGTTAATGAAGGATTAGATTGGTCTGCTGAAGAATTGACTTTTGAATTCGAAATTGGTTTAGTGCCAAACTTCGAATTGGATTTAGAAGCTGAGAACCAAATCGTAAAATATGTAGTTACTGCTGACGATAAATTAATTGACGGTCAAGTTGAGCGTATCCAAAAACAATTTGGCACAGCAATTCCACAAGAAGCAGTTACTGAAGGTGTTGATTTGAAAGGTATTTTTACCAACGAAGCGGAAGGAATAGGAAATACTACAACTATCGCATTGTCTGCTTTCAAAGACAAAGCGACTGCTGATAAATTTATCGGTAAAAAAGTAGGTGACGTAGTTACTGTTAATACAAAAGACTTGTTCGAAGACGCACATCAATTGATGGATTACTTAAAAGTAGCACACGATAATGTACATGATTTAGCAGTTGATGTTGATTTTACTATTGAAGAAATCACTACATCTGAGCCAGCTGAATTGAACCAAGAATTGTTTGATAAATTGTTTGGTGAAGGCACTGTAGCTTCTCTGGAGGAGTTGAAAGCTAAGATCAAAGAAGATGCTGAATCTCAATTTGCGCAACAAGCAGACCAAAAATTATTAGGTGATGTTACTGAGTTTTTAATTGAAAGTACAAAATTCGAATTGCCAGCAACTTTCCTTAAAAAATGGTTGCAAACGGTAGGTGAGAAAAAATTATCTCCTGAAGAAGCTGAAGTTGAATATACTCGTTCTGAAAAAGGATTGCGTTTTCAATTGATCGAAGGTAGAGCAATGTCTCAAACTGACATCAAAGTTTCTTTTGAAGATTTGAAAACTTTTACAACCAAAAATATCCGTCAACAAATGGCGCAATTTGGTCAAACAAATCCATCTGACGAAGAAGTTCAAGGAATTGTAGCTAGAGTGTTGTCAAACCAAGACGAAGTGAAAAGACTTTCTGAGCAAGTAGTTGCTGAGAAATTGTTGGAAGTGTTCAAAGAAAAAGCAAAACCAACTATCAAAGAAGTTACTTACGATGAATTTATTGCTGCGTCTTACGGAGAATAA
- the clpX gene encoding ATP-dependent Clp protease ATP-binding subunit ClpX produces the protein MAKEKLECSFCGRKKPETNLLIAGIDAHICDKCIEQAHGIVLEEIKSGKGTNAVGDLILQKPKEIRAFLDQYVIGQDQTKKVMSVAVYNHYKRLMQQQQDDEVEIEKSNIIMVGQTGTGKTLVAKTIAKMLDVPLAIVDATVLTEAGYVGEDVESILTRLLQAADYDVAKAERGIVFIDEIDKIARKSDNPSITRDVSGEGVQQALLKLLEGTVVNVPPKGGRKHPDQKFVEVNTQDILFIAGGAFDGIERIISKRLNRQAVGYSTSKNEDNIDKDNLLQYIIPKDIKDFGLIPEIIGRLPVLTHMDPLDRETLRSILTKPKNALIKQYQKLFLMDDVEFTITNEALDFIVDKALEYKLGARGLRSLCEAILTDAMYELPSSEDKILEIDVDYAKETLNKNLLKRLEIAS, from the coding sequence ATGGCAAAAGAAAAATTAGAATGTTCATTTTGTGGACGAAAGAAGCCCGAAACCAATTTACTAATTGCTGGGATTGATGCACACATTTGTGATAAATGTATCGAGCAAGCACACGGAATTGTACTTGAAGAAATAAAATCAGGTAAAGGGACAAATGCAGTGGGAGATTTGATTTTGCAAAAGCCGAAAGAAATTAGAGCTTTTCTAGATCAATATGTAATTGGACAGGATCAAACCAAAAAAGTAATGTCGGTTGCGGTTTATAATCACTATAAACGTTTGATGCAACAGCAACAAGACGATGAGGTAGAGATTGAAAAAAGTAACATCATCATGGTTGGGCAAACGGGAACTGGAAAAACATTGGTTGCAAAAACAATTGCAAAAATGTTAGATGTTCCTTTGGCAATCGTTGATGCAACTGTATTGACAGAAGCCGGTTATGTAGGTGAAGATGTTGAGAGTATTTTGACACGTTTATTGCAAGCTGCAGATTATGATGTTGCCAAAGCAGAACGCGGAATCGTATTTATTGACGAAATCGATAAAATTGCTCGTAAGAGTGATAATCCATCTATTACTAGAGATGTTTCTGGTGAAGGGGTGCAACAAGCCTTACTTAAATTATTGGAAGGAACAGTTGTGAACGTACCCCCAAAAGGTGGACGTAAACACCCAGACCAAAAATTTGTTGAGGTAAATACACAAGATATTTTGTTTATCGCTGGTGGTGCTTTTGACGGAATCGAAAGAATTATTTCGAAACGTTTAAATCGTCAAGCAGTTGGATATTCGACTTCAAAAAATGAAGACAATATCGATAAAGACAATTTGTTGCAATACATCATTCCAAAAGATATTAAAGATTTTGGATTGATTCCAGAAATCATTGGTCGTTTACCAGTATTGACACATATGGATCCGTTGGATAGAGAAACGTTACGTTCTATTTTAACAAAACCAAAAAATGCGTTAATCAAGCAGTACCAAAAGTTATTCTTGATGGATGACGTTGAATTTACAATTACCAACGAAGCTTTAGATTTTATAGTTGACAAAGCATTAGAATACAAATTGGGAGCACGTGGATTGCGTTCTCTTTGTGAAGCTATCTTAACCGATGCGATGTATGAATTGCCAAGTTCAGAAGATAAAATTCTAGAAATTGATGTCGATTATGCCAAGGAAACTTTGAATAAAAACTTATTGAAACGATTGGAGATTGCTTCTTAA